A genomic region of bacterium contains the following coding sequences:
- a CDS encoding HEPN domain-containing protein gives MRSRERVVWDLVHQWLFKADRDLEAARILLEELDHDYEAVGFHAQQAAEKYLKALLIRHQVEFPKTHDIRQLLRHLKPVDARLCKVFMGATDLTVYGVEFRYPGDYPPADKREGSRLLELAETVSRGVLEHLKMYLDAGPPV, from the coding sequence ATGAGAAGCCGTGAACGGGTGGTTTGGGACCTTGTGCATCAATGGCTTTTCAAGGCCGATAGGGACCTCGAGGCCGCGCGCATTCTGCTCGAAGAGCTCGATCATGATTACGAAGCAGTAGGTTTCCACGCTCAACAGGCAGCAGAGAAGTACCTCAAGGCTCTGCTTATCCGCCATCAGGTGGAGTTTCCGAAGACGCACGACATAAGGCAACTACTTCGCCACTTGAAGCCGGTTGACGCGAGACTCTGCAAAGTGTTTATGGGAGCGACCGATCTGACTGTCTATGGTGTCGAGTTTCGGTATCCGGGAGACTACCCCCCTGCCGACAAGAGAGAGGGATCTCGCTTGCTCGAGCTTGCTGAGACGGTTAGTCGTGGTGTTCTCGAACATCTGAAGATGTATCTGGACGCGGGTCCTCCGGTCTGA
- a CDS encoding nucleotidyltransferase domain-containing protein: MQVDVATEEVLVDIAETLGRAGPVIRVILYGSRAAGTAGTESDIDLVIVEAGAPDKRREQRRLRALLPPDLPVWVDLWVMGEEQFQEEKDVIGGLAYPANKYGRVLYEKP; the protein is encoded by the coding sequence GTGCAGGTTGACGTGGCTACTGAAGAAGTGCTTGTTGATATTGCGGAAACTCTCGGTAGGGCGGGGCCGGTCATAAGGGTAATCCTCTATGGTTCCCGGGCCGCTGGCACTGCGGGAACTGAGAGCGATATCGACCTAGTTATTGTTGAGGCGGGCGCCCCGGACAAGCGGCGCGAGCAGAGGCGTTTGCGGGCTCTGTTGCCGCCCGATTTGCCAGTATGGGTTGATCTCTGGGTGATGGGCGAGGAGCAATTCCAGGAGGAAAAAGACGTCATAGGTGGCCTTGCCTATCCAGCCAACAAGTATGGACGAGTGCTTTATGAGAAGCCGTGA
- a CDS encoding glycosyltransferase family 39 protein, producing MRLFSGLKRGQRVWLISIVAVGLIARVVWMFATPYFVPVTQQADPQEYNQLAKNLVAGEGYCLKGLSGRFRFLMRERLNEPSARRPPLYPLFLALVYRIFGERYRAVFLLQCFFDVVTMFAVFALSRRLFGSVSVGLLATGLTAAYLPFFQQNIVLMAENLSMMLTTLSLWAMAEAIATPKIRLFVLSGLLLGAAALTRPESFALALPLSIVLFFILRAEKIGMRRAALMPVLMLLAVCTLLSPWVIRNALVFHRFLPGTTLVGTNMMEGLYIPSQRNVAGLGTSIPPDIDSKVDGLPEVQANDILLREAFKFLWRNPWSWLSNAPQKIVNLWLNAANWEERYFLYYPTTNRNHYIQYSFLIPNVVLLIFSAIAVFCYRGRWLLLASPILLTLAFFTFTETFTVSVGRHSMKMMPSLIVLASFGLHRTFIKSFRLLSS from the coding sequence ATGAGACTGTTCTCAGGGCTCAAGAGAGGCCAGCGTGTCTGGCTTATTAGCATTGTAGCGGTTGGTTTAATCGCGAGAGTGGTGTGGATGTTCGCCACGCCCTATTTCGTTCCTGTGACCCAACAGGCCGACCCCCAGGAGTACAACCAGTTGGCCAAGAACCTCGTCGCTGGAGAAGGCTACTGTCTGAAAGGTCTTTCTGGGCGCTTCCGCTTTCTGATGCGCGAGCGGCTCAACGAGCCCAGCGCAAGACGCCCGCCTCTGTACCCACTGTTTCTGGCGCTGGTCTATCGCATCTTCGGCGAGAGATACAGGGCCGTATTCTTGCTTCAGTGCTTCTTCGACGTTGTGACGATGTTCGCGGTCTTTGCGCTCTCGAGGCGACTCTTCGGCAGCGTGAGTGTGGGTCTTTTAGCGACAGGCCTTACTGCCGCATATCTTCCGTTTTTTCAGCAAAACATTGTCTTAATGGCGGAGAATCTCAGCATGATGCTGACTACTCTGTCCCTTTGGGCAATGGCCGAAGCCATAGCGACGCCCAAGATCAGGCTTTTTGTCCTAAGTGGGCTGTTGCTCGGCGCAGCGGCACTGACCAGACCTGAATCGTTCGCCTTAGCTTTGCCCCTCTCGATCGTCCTATTCTTTATTCTGAGGGCCGAAAAGATCGGCATGAGGCGCGCCGCCCTTATGCCGGTGCTCATGTTGCTTGCCGTATGCACACTCCTGTCTCCCTGGGTGATTCGAAACGCTCTAGTTTTCCATAGGTTCTTGCCTGGGACGACCCTGGTCGGGACAAACATGATGGAGGGGCTTTATATCCCCAGCCAGCGCAACGTTGCCGGACTCGGCACCTCGATTCCGCCTGATATCGACTCGAAGGTTGACGGCCTGCCTGAGGTCCAGGCGAACGACATTCTCCTTCGCGAGGCCTTTAAGTTCCTATGGCGTAATCCCTGGTCTTGGCTGAGCAACGCACCTCAGAAAATAGTGAACCTCTGGCTGAACGCCGCTAACTGGGAGGAGCGATATTTTCTCTACTATCCCACGACGAATCGCAATCACTACATCCAGTATAGTTTTCTCATTCCCAACGTTGTGCTGCTCATCTTCAGTGCCATAGCCGTCTTTTGCTACCGCGGCCGGTGGCTGCTTCTGGCCTCACCGATCCTTCTTACATTGGCGTTTTTTACCTTCACCGAGACGTTCACCGTAAGCGTGGGGCGTCACTCCATGAAGATGATGCCCTCTCTCATAGTCCTCGCCTCGTTCGGGCTACACAGGACGTTTATTAAGAGTTTTAGGTTATTAAGCTCTTGA
- a CDS encoding energy-coupling factor transporter ATPase, with protein MPNHPERMSDDAGCPAVEAHGLSVKYQGEGRLALENVDFGLARGKAIAIMGHTGAGKSTFLKCLNGLIPNFQRAEITGSLSVFGLCPSEHGVAELAGKVGIVFQEFENQLFCTNVEQEVAFGPENLGVDPDEIRRRVTECLEVVGLSGFEDREPASLSGGEKQRLAIASVLAMHPDLLLLDETTTDLDPEGRAAVYRVVSQLRILGATVVMIEHEVESLVDFDGIALMQHGRLGSSLSPGQLCGQPDVLSRSGIRPHQVAEACQALGTDELMLGVDDAYKTISHSFVPNHARYEELLKAEREDVMRRRLPLIEVQSLSHSYEKGRFAVQDISLSIGRGDFVALVGRNGSGKTTFVKHLNALLKPTAGKVLLRGKNVSRMRISEVARDVGFVFQNPDNQVFCETIEQEVRFGPENLGYSEKQIERLVTSAIETVDLAAKKSSDPFCLTKGERQRTAIASTLACDPEILILDEPTTGLDYFQERKVMSMLSSLNSQGKTVIFITHSLHLVPEYARRVIAFVKGGIVYDGPVRAFFEPQNRELLAQAGLVPPKIVELSHRFGMTALSVSEFVSLFDKSG; from the coding sequence GTGCCGAATCATCCCGAACGCATGTCAGATGACGCCGGCTGCCCAGCGGTTGAGGCACACGGTCTCTCGGTTAAGTATCAAGGTGAGGGCCGCCTTGCACTCGAGAATGTGGATTTCGGCCTCGCTCGTGGTAAGGCAATCGCCATAATGGGGCACACGGGCGCCGGGAAATCTACTTTTCTCAAATGTCTTAACGGACTTATTCCCAACTTCCAGCGCGCCGAGATAACCGGCTCGCTAAGCGTCTTTGGGCTATGCCCATCCGAACACGGCGTTGCTGAACTGGCCGGCAAGGTCGGGATAGTCTTTCAGGAGTTCGAGAATCAGCTCTTCTGCACAAACGTTGAACAGGAGGTCGCCTTCGGTCCTGAGAACTTGGGCGTGGACCCAGATGAGATACGCAGGCGAGTCACGGAGTGCCTGGAGGTCGTTGGCCTCTCGGGTTTCGAGGACCGAGAGCCAGCATCTCTCTCCGGCGGTGAAAAGCAGCGCCTGGCTATCGCGTCTGTGCTTGCGATGCACCCGGACCTTTTGCTTCTTGATGAGACAACTACCGACCTGGACCCCGAGGGAAGGGCCGCCGTCTATCGGGTTGTGAGTCAGCTTCGTATTCTGGGAGCCACAGTCGTTATGATCGAACACGAGGTAGAGTCTCTAGTTGATTTTGACGGCATCGCCCTGATGCAACATGGGCGGCTGGGGTCTTCTTTGAGTCCTGGGCAGCTGTGCGGGCAGCCTGACGTTCTCTCTCGCTCTGGTATTCGCCCTCACCAAGTAGCCGAGGCCTGCCAAGCGCTTGGAACCGACGAACTTATGCTCGGCGTCGATGATGCTTACAAAACTATCAGCCATTCGTTCGTGCCCAACCATGCTCGCTACGAGGAGCTTCTGAAGGCTGAGCGCGAAGACGTGATGAGACGGCGCCTTCCGCTGATCGAGGTGCAATCGCTGTCGCACTCTTATGAAAAGGGCAGATTCGCCGTCCAAGACATATCGCTGTCAATCGGCCGGGGTGATTTCGTTGCGCTCGTCGGCCGGAACGGCTCGGGCAAGACCACTTTTGTAAAGCATCTGAACGCTCTTTTGAAGCCAACGGCGGGGAAGGTGCTCCTGCGTGGAAAGAACGTGTCGCGGATGCGAATCTCCGAGGTTGCCAGGGACGTCGGTTTCGTCTTCCAGAATCCGGACAATCAGGTCTTCTGCGAGACGATCGAGCAGGAGGTCCGATTCGGGCCTGAGAACCTGGGCTACTCAGAGAAGCAGATCGAAAGGCTCGTTACATCTGCCATCGAGACGGTTGACCTGGCTGCGAAGAAGAGCTCCGATCCTTTTTGCCTAACAAAAGGCGAGCGGCAGCGCACCGCGATCGCATCGACGCTTGCGTGTGACCCCGAGATTCTGATCTTGGACGAGCCTACTACTGGCCTCGACTATTTTCAGGAGCGGAAAGTGATGTCCATGCTGTCCAGCCTCAACAGTCAAGGTAAGACGGTCATCTTCATAACTCACTCGCTTCACCTCGTGCCGGAGTACGCGAGGCGCGTCATTGCTTTCGTGAAAGGCGGGATCGTATATGACGGGCCGGTGCGAGCTTTCTTCGAGCCGCAGAATCGAGAGTTACTCGCTCAAGCAGGCCTCGTTCCCCCGAAAATCGTCGAGCTCTCGCACCGGTTCGGGATGACGGCGCTGAGCGTCTCCGAGTTTGTTAGTCTTTTCGACAAGAGTGGTTAA
- a CDS encoding energy-coupling factor transporter transmembrane component T: MSNKRYGLYSPRITPFHKLHPLTKLICASLLLVSPLVMSDLAGSLGYLVGLLIVVTFARAWRSVRTVLPIILIMAVVTVVVWPLFFRSGEEVASFLGLSITNEGLFRGITMASRLISLVLVGVVFLTVTRVEEFMAALRMLGIPFVFTFTLMLSFRLVPTFISTVGLIRDAQKARGHTLDQGNPVRRAIKHIPLIVPVVLHALRATDVLSMALESRAFGKKANRTSILRLRHSWRDPLGYGVAVLVLAAAIAWRYHF, encoded by the coding sequence ATGTCCAACAAGAGATACGGCCTATACAGCCCCCGAATCACGCCTTTTCATAAACTTCATCCGCTCACCAAGCTGATCTGCGCCTCGCTCCTACTTGTATCGCCGCTTGTGATGTCCGACCTTGCGGGCTCGCTGGGCTATCTGGTCGGCCTTCTTATTGTGGTAACGTTCGCCCGGGCCTGGCGCTCGGTAAGGACTGTCTTGCCCATCATCCTGATAATGGCGGTTGTAACGGTTGTCGTCTGGCCGCTATTCTTCAGGAGCGGGGAAGAGGTCGCGAGCTTCCTGGGCCTATCCATTACGAACGAAGGCCTCTTTCGTGGAATCACGATGGCCTCGAGACTGATCTCGCTCGTCCTTGTCGGCGTGGTCTTTCTAACCGTAACCAGGGTCGAGGAGTTTATGGCTGCACTCAGAATGCTGGGCATCCCATTTGTCTTCACGTTCACGCTGATGCTCTCGTTCCGACTGGTGCCGACGTTCATCTCGACGGTCGGCCTAATTCGTGATGCCCAGAAGGCCAGAGGCCACACGCTCGACCAGGGCAATCCCGTGAGGCGCGCGATAAAACACATCCCGTTGATCGTTCCAGTCGTCCTTCACGCGCTCAGAGCAACGGACGTGCTCTCGATGGCGCTCGAATCCCGTGCCTTCGGCAAGAAAGCCAACCGCACCAGCATCCTGCGCCTCAGGCATTCTTGGCGCGACCCGCTGGGTTACGGTGTTGCGGTGCTCGTGCTCGCTGCCGCGATCGCCTGGCGCTACCACTTCTGA
- a CDS encoding 2Fe-2S iron-sulfur cluster-binding protein, producing the protein MPKLTIDGIEVEVEKGTTLLEAIRFLGINVPTLCYNDGLTPYGACRLCIVEIGKPPRSTIVSSCIYPAEDGLYVRANSEKVIKLRKLIIELMLATVSSSKTIQDLASKFGVTQCRFEPEHEECIHCGLCVRMCNEQMMSGAIAFAQRGKDMVITTPFDKTSEVCRQCGACMYICPCCELRCQGPDAETTVCNGCLNLEPPCLDTYEDKMCFLDPCAACELAGPFRSDMKKKDEA; encoded by the coding sequence ATGCCTAAATTGACGATCGACGGGATTGAGGTGGAGGTGGAAAAGGGGACCACGCTCTTAGAGGCGATTAGGTTCCTGGGGATCAATGTTCCGACGCTTTGCTACAATGATGGATTGACTCCCTATGGCGCTTGCAGGCTCTGTATTGTGGAGATAGGCAAGCCACCACGGTCAACAATTGTCAGTTCGTGCATCTATCCCGCGGAGGATGGACTTTACGTTCGCGCGAACTCAGAGAAAGTAATCAAGCTCAGAAAGCTGATCATAGAGTTAATGCTGGCAACAGTTTCAAGTTCGAAGACCATTCAGGACCTCGCCTCGAAGTTTGGCGTAACGCAGTGCAGGTTCGAGCCGGAACATGAGGAATGTATCCACTGCGGCCTCTGTGTGAGGATGTGTAACGAGCAGATGATGTCGGGCGCAATTGCTTTTGCCCAGAGGGGTAAGGACATGGTGATCACAACGCCGTTCGACAAGACCTCAGAGGTCTGCCGTCAATGCGGCGCGTGTATGTATATATGTCCGTGCTGTGAGCTGCGATGCCAGGGGCCGGACGCCGAGACCACAGTCTGTAATGGATGCTTGAACCTGGAACCCCCGTGCCTCGACACCTATGAAGATAAGATGTGTTTCCTTGACCCATGTGCGGCCTGTGAGCTGGCGGGGCCGTTCCGGTCGGACATGAAAAAGAAAGATGAAGCTTAG
- a CDS encoding QueT transporter family protein, giving the protein MRSNELFGMWQNTRMIVLTAVVAAMFVAVLLPFKGLVIIPGYTELRPASLVPLVCSLLFGPAAAWGSAIGNLVGDVLGGMFGLGSIFGMLGNFMLGYLPYKLLENLFRKNTNATSYLLNVIVGILAALACASVIAWGVDLLGLVPFPVLGVPIAVNNSVVALFYPLLFFLLHPRISKMKLLYSQVIPSYQPRSGAWAQIIGPFLVIIGSLGALSCGILLGVVEGAGAIKLAVTPFIAAVFAGCLML; this is encoded by the coding sequence TTGCGCAGTAACGAGCTTTTCGGCATGTGGCAGAACACGCGGATGATCGTTCTGACCGCTGTGGTCGCCGCCATGTTTGTCGCAGTGCTGTTGCCCTTCAAGGGCCTCGTGATTATCCCTGGCTATACGGAGCTTAGACCTGCAAGCCTCGTTCCGCTTGTGTGCTCGCTGCTGTTCGGTCCTGCCGCGGCTTGGGGCTCGGCGATCGGCAACTTGGTTGGCGACGTTCTGGGCGGCATGTTCGGCCTGGGAAGCATATTCGGCATGTTGGGCAACTTCATGCTAGGGTATCTGCCCTACAAACTCCTTGAAAACCTCTTCAGGAAAAACACCAATGCCACAAGTTACCTCCTCAACGTTATCGTTGGCATTCTAGCCGCGCTCGCCTGTGCAAGCGTAATTGCGTGGGGTGTTGACCTGCTCGGACTGGTGCCTTTCCCAGTTCTCGGCGTCCCGATCGCGGTGAACAACTCGGTGGTTGCGCTTTTCTATCCGCTCCTGTTTTTTCTTCTCCATCCTCGCATAAGCAAAATGAAGCTGCTTTACTCTCAGGTAATCCCTTCATACCAGCCAAGGTCGGGCGCTTGGGCACAGATCATCGGGCCGTTTCTAGTCATTATTGGCTCGCTTGGTGCGCTATCATGCGGAATACTCCTTGGTGTCGTCGAGGGCGCCGGGGCGATCAAGCTAGCCGTAACCCCTTTCATCGCTGCGGTCTTCGCCGGCTGCCTGATGTTGTGA
- a CDS encoding NADH-ubiquinone oxidoreductase-F iron-sulfur binding region domain-containing protein, translating to EQPRTPKYLICNADEGDPGAFMDRSVLEADPHAIVEGMIIGAKAIGAEQGFIYVRTEYPLAVQRIKKAIKQAEENGLLGEGILGSDLKFTLSVVRGAGAFVCGEESALMQSIMGHVGRPKQRPPFPAQKGLWGKPTNINNVETWANIPQIILKGGEWLAGLGTENSKGTKIFSLVGKVNNTGLVEVPMGIKIREIVYGIGGGVLGGRKFKAVQTGGPSGGCLPESMLDMPIDYESLKSVGSMMGSGGLIVMDEKTCMVDVARYFTDFLAHESCGKCFTCRKGLERMLEILTNICEGKGKEGDVELLEELAIMVRETSMCALGQTAANPVLSTIRYFRDEYDAHIREAICPAGFCKALITYSILEDKCVGCGACARACPVGAISGEKKQVHNIDTGKCIECGACAEVCKFDAINIA from the coding sequence AGAGCAACCCAGGACCCCGAAGTATTTGATCTGCAATGCGGACGAGGGGGACCCCGGAGCGTTCATGGACAGAAGTGTCTTAGAGGCTGATCCGCATGCGATCGTCGAGGGGATGATTATCGGGGCCAAGGCGATCGGTGCGGAGCAAGGCTTCATCTACGTTCGGACCGAGTATCCTCTTGCGGTGCAGCGCATCAAGAAGGCGATCAAACAGGCGGAAGAGAATGGGCTCTTGGGTGAGGGCATCCTTGGCAGTGACCTCAAGTTCACTCTGTCCGTCGTGCGAGGCGCAGGTGCGTTCGTCTGCGGCGAGGAGTCAGCGCTTATGCAGTCCATTATGGGACACGTCGGAAGGCCAAAGCAACGTCCTCCCTTCCCAGCACAGAAAGGGCTCTGGGGCAAGCCAACCAACATCAACAACGTAGAGACATGGGCCAATATCCCGCAGATCATTCTCAAAGGCGGCGAGTGGCTCGCCGGGCTGGGGACCGAGAATAGCAAAGGCACGAAGATATTCTCGCTAGTCGGGAAGGTCAACAACACTGGCCTGGTCGAGGTCCCGATGGGGATCAAGATCAGGGAGATCGTTTACGGGATTGGTGGGGGCGTCCTGGGTGGTAGAAAGTTCAAGGCAGTCCAGACTGGCGGCCCATCGGGAGGGTGTCTGCCAGAATCGATGCTGGACATGCCGATAGACTACGAGAGCCTCAAAAGCGTGGGGTCCATGATGGGGTCCGGTGGCCTCATCGTTATGGACGAGAAGACGTGCATGGTCGATGTCGCGCGCTATTTCACAGACTTCCTTGCCCACGAGTCGTGCGGCAAATGCTTCACTTGCAGGAAGGGCCTTGAACGCATGTTGGAGATACTGACAAATATATGCGAGGGTAAGGGGAAGGAAGGCGATGTTGAGCTGCTCGAAGAGCTCGCGATTATGGTCAGGGAGACCTCAATGTGCGCTCTGGGGCAAACCGCCGCGAACCCAGTCCTTTCCACCATTCGCTACTTCAGGGATGAGTACGATGCGCACATTAGAGAGGCTATATGTCCAGCCGGCTTCTGCAAAGCGCTTATTACCTACTCTATCCTTGAGGATAAATGTGTTGGCTGCGGTGCGTGCGCGAGGGCTTGCCCAGTCGGTGCAATCTCCGGTGAAAAGAAACAGGTTCACAACATTGACACGGGCAAATGCATTGAGTGTGGTGCGTGTGCTGAGGTCTGCAAGTTCGACGCGATAAATATTGCTTAA
- a CDS encoding FMN-binding glutamate synthase family protein, with amino-acid sequence MTLTKLNATAATLSKNRTEGSVCPSSGMCVTCIDGCVGMCEIGKSAYRGHEVIYPQPFGIITTAAEKDYPVDYSYLNIMGTAVGAVGIEADSDKALFPNVTLERKIGKNNPIKVKLPFVIPGLGSTNIAKQNWEGLAIGSALAGTIVTIGENVVGMDVESTIKNGKVVDAPDLAWRIKTFFDWQRDGYGDIVVQANIEDTKLGIQEYAIRECGAQTVELKWGQGAKDIGGEVKIKDLKKAQLLYKRGYIVLPDPTDPVVIDAFNHGSFREFERHSRVGMVNLDDFLKRVEELRKAGAKRVFLKTGAYRPADLARAVKFSSIAGIDLLTIDGAGGGTGMSPWRMMNEWGIPSLELHTLTYQFCDRLAKKGKYVPDIALAGGFTFEDQIFKALALCSPYAKLIGMARSPLAAAMVGKTIGKRLEVGDLPVFIERFGYSKDEIFVTAPKLREEYGDKFDDIPTGAIGVYTYYERLAQGIRQMMAGARKFALEHMTRHDLASLTRDCEALTGIPYTMDVDKEEVDKILDA; translated from the coding sequence ATGACCCTAACCAAACTGAACGCTACTGCCGCGACGCTCTCAAAGAACAGGACTGAGGGGTCTGTCTGTCCCAGTAGTGGAATGTGTGTTACCTGTATCGACGGCTGCGTTGGGATGTGCGAGATAGGCAAGTCCGCGTATCGAGGCCATGAGGTGATCTATCCTCAGCCATTTGGCATCATCACGACTGCCGCTGAGAAGGATTACCCAGTTGATTATTCCTACCTTAACATCATGGGCACCGCCGTGGGAGCCGTCGGAATCGAGGCCGACAGCGACAAGGCGCTCTTCCCTAACGTGACGCTTGAGAGGAAGATCGGCAAGAACAACCCGATTAAGGTCAAGCTCCCATTCGTAATACCGGGGCTTGGTTCGACCAATATCGCCAAGCAGAACTGGGAGGGACTCGCCATCGGCTCTGCGCTTGCGGGCACAATCGTCACCATCGGTGAAAACGTCGTTGGGATGGATGTGGAATCGACGATCAAGAATGGAAAGGTAGTCGATGCGCCTGACCTGGCGTGGAGGATCAAGACCTTCTTCGATTGGCAGCGTGACGGCTATGGGGACATTGTTGTTCAGGCGAACATCGAGGACACAAAGCTCGGCATACAGGAATATGCCATAAGGGAGTGCGGCGCCCAGACCGTGGAGCTCAAGTGGGGACAGGGAGCAAAGGACATCGGTGGCGAGGTCAAGATCAAGGACCTGAAAAAGGCACAATTGCTCTATAAACGTGGTTATATTGTTTTACCTGACCCGACCGATCCAGTGGTAATCGATGCCTTCAACCACGGCTCATTCCGCGAGTTCGAGCGCCATTCAAGAGTCGGCATGGTCAACCTCGATGACTTTCTCAAGAGAGTGGAGGAACTCAGAAAAGCGGGCGCAAAGCGAGTGTTCCTGAAGACGGGCGCCTATCGCCCTGCGGACCTCGCGCGGGCGGTCAAGTTTTCATCTATTGCTGGCATCGATCTGCTCACCATTGACGGTGCGGGGGGCGGAACCGGTATGAGCCCGTGGCGGATGATGAACGAGTGGGGCATCCCATCGCTTGAGCTTCACACTCTAACATACCAGTTCTGCGACAGGCTGGCTAAGAAGGGTAAGTATGTCCCAGATATCGCTCTGGCTGGCGGCTTCACCTTCGAGGACCAGATATTCAAGGCACTGGCTCTATGTTCGCCTTACGCCAAACTAATTGGCATGGCCCGTTCACCGCTGGCGGCAGCGATGGTTGGAAAGACAATAGGCAAGAGGCTGGAGGTGGGCGATCTGCCGGTGTTCATCGAGCGCTTCGGTTATTCCAAGGACGAGATATTCGTCACAGCGCCCAAGCTGAGAGAGGAATACGGCGACAAGTTTGACGATATCCCAACCGGCGCTATCGGCGTCTATACCTACTACGAGAGGCTGGCCCAAGGCATCAGGCAGATGATGGCCGGTGCCAGGAAGTTCGCCCTCGAGCACATGACCCGCCATGACCTCGCTAGCCTGACCAGGGACTGCGAAGCGCTCACTGGCATCCCATACACCATGGACGTGGACAAGGAAGAAGTGGACAAAATCCTCGACGCATAA